The Arabidopsis thaliana chromosome 5, partial sequence genomic interval CTAACCAGGGACCGTTGGTTATCCCGTGTGAAGAATCGGTTTTCGAGGAATCGATTCGGTTTATAACTCGGTCAAGTCGGTTTACTTGTACCGATGATTTAAAGAAGAATCGCCACGGTGGTATTAGGAGCAAGCTGGATCTATTGATGGAATCTCGGCCGTTGCTTCACGGCGTCTCCGAGAAGGCTATCATCTGGTGACCGGAGAGACAATCGTCATTTAATTCCGACCCGGTTTGATTCGGTACAAATTTACTCGTAATTGCAGAGTTTTGAATAATCGGCTGATTCAATCGGGTTCGGGTTAGTAATTCGAGTACACGGTGGGGGATACGCAGGAGATGGCCGTGAAATGTGGGATGATTCGTTCCACCTGAGTCGTCCCGAGTTCGAATCCACAATTTccattaaatttatttatttattgtattttctcataaaattcatttaattattttattttatgttcctttggatcaaaattatttttctgatTGACTACGTTTGTAGCCTAGCATTTGTGTTGTAGTCACCATCCgaacacaaaacaacaaaagagagatttatTTCTGAAACACTTATGacttatcttcatcatcaatacACACAAATCGTTAATATTAATGTTTATCGCTGCGTGACCTATCAAGGTTTAGTTTTAAACCCATATAATACAAGTGGTCAAAATTTGTTGTTAGTATGTTACTACCGTCCTCAAATTTGGGTTTCGCAAGCAACTTATGACGAACCCAAAGCCAAGCCACCTAAACTTCAAAAACACCCTAACCTAAATGGGCTTAGTCCAGAGGATATGATTGGTTTTTGGACTTAAATATATAGACCCTTAACTCTAACTTTTTGCAGGATACAGCTGAACCGGACTTCCAAGATTTGGTCAGAATTGACATGTCTGTTTAGTAGCAACTAGAATTGAGGATTTATGTGAATCAAGTAATTCGGCGTATGGACAATCTAGCCCAAAGATAACTCGTGTCATCTGACAATCTATCTCAGGAAATGAAATCTGGACTAGAAATACACTGGGCCAAGATGTGCCGGCCCATCTTTACTGCCAACTATTCtgaaaaaaaatgacaaatcaAAATATCTAGAAATTTAAGTCCGTAGATTATGTCGATCTGGAATTGTCTGCGTATCTAAAAGCGCATAAAAATCAGTAACTAAACATGTCCTTATTTTACATTCTCTGCAACTTGTAGTTCTAGTTACAAACGAATGATGAAGTAAAGTGGTTAGTAACGTAAATTCGTAATCAGAGTAGGGAAAATTAGAGGCAAAAGGAGAAGAATAGGGAGACAGTGGGACCCACTGTTCACATGTTAAAATGGCACTTTGTCGGAAAACATGAAATATTTCCCAAAAGGTGCCCTCTCTCTTTTCCCTATCTTAAGCATCACCTCACGCCACACTGCAAATGATAAATCGCATATTTCACTATTACCCCCTTaacgttttattttattaaattacaCACTCTTACATGCTACAGAGATGACAGAAATCTCGGATTCCTTGTGTATGTTTTCCCATAACgttacaaaaatatacatCTCATTATGAGTGGAACCGTTATAAAGTATTTAAAAGGGaccaccaaaaaaagaaagaaaaataataggACCAAACTCTAATAATAGTCTAAAGATCGTACTAAATCCAAAGCTTAATAAGGACTAAATTATCCAAAGCCACCGAGAGTCAACATTTGACAACTAATCTTCTCAACTAATACAACAAGACACCGCCATCAAATACCAACCATTTCCTACATAATATTGTACTAAGaatttcttttaagttttaactaaCGATAGAATCATACTGGAAATTAGTCACCAGAGATATTACGAAAATTgaaatctttgtaaaaaaaaatttactccaatatttttatatcttctCGTCCGTACGTGATTTCAGAGggaaaattaatataaaaaagaaagaagaacatattaaaaaaaaaaaattaaccgaAAACAGTAACTTCTTATTTCCCTCgaaaaagaatattttcaCTTAATCCAAGCGTAAACCAGTAATGAGAATCCAAGACCATTGCCGGAACCGGAACCAGAACAACCTCCTCCGCCGTACTCCGCCTCATCAGCACTACTAGCCCATTCCATAACCGACGAGCTACACGCCGAAGAAGCCGACGACATCGAAATCGAAGACGACGAAGAACTTCTCTTACTCTTAACAAatctcttcctcatcttcctccaCTCAACAATCCCTTTAATCCCAAAACTATTTCCACATTGCTTCTTCGGCTTCCATAAAACGATACCGTTTCGatttttctcatcttcttcttctttcctcttcgTTTCACAAACCTCCTCTGCTTCTGGATCACTCTCGAATCTAAACATAAACACGGCGtgtcctcctcctcctccgccgtcaCCGGAACTTTTACTCTGAAACAACCAATTGTATACATCCCAAGAGATCTGAACATGAACTCCATCGATTTCAACTTTCTCATTTCCTCTAAATTTCCATCTAAGTCTCTTGATCTGCAGAACCTGTTTCGAATCAACGCTAAAACAGAGCTTAGCGTCTTCATCAACACGACAATCAATAGaaatctctctgttcttcCCTCCAAATCTCGCTTTCGTTGTGAAAACCCTAGCTCCAAACACGTGCTCTTTCCTCAACAGAAGAGCTTGCGGATTCGTCGGAGGTTTCGCCGATTTAGCACGAGCGTAAGCTTCTTTGACTGAATCTCCGACTAATAGTCCCATCTCTCCGTCAACAACTACAGCGATGTAGAATCCGGATCTAGGTTCGGATCCAGAGTCGAATTTGGCTTTGCTTAAGTCCCAGAAGACTTGGATTTTGGGAGAAACGAATCTGGATCCACGTTTTTTCCAGAAAGCTAATGTGTTTAAGTTGAGATGGAAAGAGACGGcggaggaaagagagagatcagcggaggagaaagagagtggCGAAGAGTGGTTGTAGTAATCTTGTGAATGGAGGAAGAGATTCACAGAGTGGCCTCCTAAGAAAGTTCGGGACCATGTTAGATAGAAGACGCCGTGATCTGTTTGGTAGAGACATGTTGTGAGATTCGGATCACCGGAAGATAGAGGGGACGGTGATTGCGACGGCGGTTGCGGTGGAGGATGATTGTGATCGGCGGTTGGGCGGAGCCAAGACGGAGACATTTTcgtgtttacttttttttttcaagttggggaagaagaagaagaaagaaagaataaaagagagagattttcgGGAGTTTTGTATTTGGGaggtttttattatttggttaaagagggatttgtatatttatataaaaagattgttaaattttcagaaaatggaAAGGTTATAATAATGATTGGCTCGAATCATACGTAAAACAAGAATGTGGATGAGGATTGATAGCGATATGAGATTATAATTATGCGAAAATTTTGATCTTGTGGGCTTGCAACTTGTAAACTTGGGCATAAAATCTGACTTTTTCAACTTGACTTTCTTCTTATATATGGAGGATGGATTTAAACAAGAACTATTCACATTAGGTTGAATATTACGAGATATTCAGGGTTAACAGTAAAAAGGCGTTATTAACTGTTCGAGTATGAGGAACACGTTATGATTAACAAGCCTGCACACTTGAAGGTTTATTGGAGAACATAATCAATTGGTATAAGTTGGGTCAATTATTTCACATTAtacaaccttttttttttgtcacattATATAATGGATTTAGAATTAATACACACCCATTAATTACATTTATAGTAACACATGTAGGAATAGTTTTAGCTTTTGACATACCCATTGATAGTCTACATGtagtaataaaaattacatttataGTAACACACACCaactatttgttattttaacgCCTAATGGAcagttaaaaaacaaaaatactataattaGTGTGAATTATAATCTGATACTATAATTAGTGTGACAATTGAAAAATGTATCCCTTGTGCTGCctgaaaaaaaagacaaattaatAGTAATTGGTTCGGTCGAATTAATATGATTTGAACTTTTCggtttatttaattatgttttcataagttatattttattgatttcttgaGTTATTCGGATACGTTGGCAGACAGCTAAAAGGAGGTGGATAAGTACTTATTGAGTCATATCcgtattattaattaatttgatatttttgttagatctgtattttcttatactaTAAATCAAGGTGGGTTTTGAATCTTTAGGttcaagaaattaaaactgtAAGACAGGTAAactgttttttcattatttatatagttaGCTACGTGTATAACAAcccattcaaaatttataagcTATGGTTTATACACCAAACATTTAACTTATTCGAACATGTATTATGATATAATATTCTTAAACACTTAAGTAATCACAAGTTTAAGTTTAGCAAGTTCccaatttatcattttaacattgtttaactttttttgcCGTTAAAATTTGggtgaaaataattttgttagcCATGAGTAAATTGTGAATTCAATTGGCAATTATCGTTTTAATAAgactaaaatattatttttgacgGTAAAAAAGAAGACAGTAAAAATAATTCTTTCCCGATCTAAAATCAGCATAATTTTgaacttaataaaaaaatcatattactaAAACAATGTTCTCCCGAGTAAGTTGGTATAGCTAATGCAAAAAGAGTCCTTGTTGTCTCATCCCATGCCATAATCTTTGGATCATATCCACATGTTTTTTGATTGTACAAGTGAGATCTTTGATAGCAATAAACAATTTCATGTAATAATTACACTTACTTGTAGCTAGCAATATGGTTTGCTTCAAAATTACTCTGTCTCCTATCTTTTCGAGTACTTTCAAATCAAAGGaggatatttgtttcatttattgACAAAAACTCGTACTTCCAAACTTAGTCTGGACAATActttaacaagaagaaagaaagtatatatatatatagaacatAAAGTTATCTAAAgttaattttgaagaaatggtGGTTAAGAGAGTATGTatacttgattttgtttaatgaaattataagaaaaacgaAACGATTTTGAGAGCAATGGTTGACTGAATTTTCTCATGTGGAAGACTAAGACCAGGTCAGATTGAAACGACAACACGCTTTTAGTAATTCAACTTAATAACCCCTCCTCTCTCGAGTCTCGTCGaccttcattttcttatactGTCTGTCCACTTCTTAGATTctcttttcaacttttcaaatacctttcttttctttgagcACCTACTTCAACTTCATTAATATCTTTTGACTAAACggcagttttttttatataattgatttggTGAAACTGTGTGTATGATTGGTATAATCTTCTACCAGAATGACAATAATTTGGCCGCTCACAAAAATCCTATTAAGAAGGTAACCAAAAAGTAGAAATATAGGCTGTgtgtaaaagaaagaaaaaaaactgtgtAGAGATAAATTCTACATGCTACTGCTAAagatttaattgtttttttacaaCCTCTGATTTCATATCTTGGTACTAATAGCTGTTTTACTTTAGGAGAAATAGTAATTTATGTATTTACCAGTTAATCATCAGATCCGAGAACCTTGTAATGGGCAAATAAATTGTGAAGATAATTATAAGGACACAACAAATATATGTTAATACAAACAATGTTGTTCCATGTGGGGGTTTTCACTAACTTGtgaaaaactttgaatttatttgtatttcaGAAAAGTGTATATTATAtgacgaaaaaaaataaagtatatattatatatgcattttgaaaatatatggTTAATAATGAATTCATCGGCGGAATATTAGCTGCTACGAAGTAATTGAGATCtcgaaatatatatatatgattggtGGGAAAGAGCAGGTTCATGTCTCCAAGTTCATTATTTTAACGAAATAATATTACGTACAAAATTTGCTGGAGATGAGGAGCTAGGTACCAAATTAAATCTTATAAACAATGGCTCTAGAGTTGTCACTCTTACGTTTGCATGTGTATTGTTTGATACTAATCTTTTGACAATCCAACTTGATAttcttattttgattattaagcCCAATTGAACTGAGTCTAATGACTAATGAGTATTACCTATATAGAAGCTCATGattgatttaattttagttGGTTGTTCTAAGCCTTTTCTTGTGTAAGTGGAACTCAAACCACGTGTTCATAGGTTTCACTTGTGTATGCACTCCTGAAAGGAGGATTAGACTAGTAGTCTTCCGTACGCAGTTCTACTTCTGCCATTGCCACTGCTACACTGGCTGTCGTTTCTTCTAGCGGACATAGCTCCCAGTTCGAACTCATTCACTcgttttttggtttatgttcaAACTTTCTAGGTACATAATCTTAAATTTTGATCCACATTCGAATAGACACATTAGACAAGGTCGTTCTCGAGTAATTCCTATTTTTTTTCCGGTTCGCTAACACTTTGTTCTGGGTTTAACCATACCGGTTTTTATTTGAAACGAATTCTATTAATTGTGGTTTAAGTTCCGGTTCGGTTTCGAAAGCACTAGGAGAAACTAAAA includes:
- a CDS encoding hypothetical protein (DUF868) (Plant protein of unknown function (DUF868); FUNCTIONS IN: molecular_function unknown; INVOLVED IN: biological_process unknown; LOCATED IN: plasma membrane; EXPRESSED IN: 22 plant structures; EXPRESSED DURING: 13 growth stages; CONTAINS InterPro DOMAIN/s: Protein of unknown function DUF868, plant (InterPro:IPR008586); BEST Arabidopsis thaliana protein match is: Plant protein of unknown function (DUF868) (TAIR:AT2G25200.1); Has 1807 Blast hits to 1807 proteins in 277 species: Archae - 0; Bacteria - 0; Metazoa - 736; Fungi - 347; Plants - 385; Viruses - 0; Other Eukaryotes - 339 (source: NCBI BLink).), which gives rise to MSPSWLRPTADHNHPPPQPPSQSPSPLSSGDPNLTTCLYQTDHGVFYLTWSRTFLGGHSVNLFLHSQDYYNHSSPLSFSSADLSLSSAVSFHLNLNTLAFWKKRGSRFVSPKIQVFWDLSKAKFDSGSEPRSGFYIAVVVDGEMGLLVGDSVKEAYARAKSAKPPTNPQALLLRKEHVFGARVFTTKARFGGKNREISIDCRVDEDAKLCFSVDSKQVLQIKRLRWKFRGNEKVEIDGVHVQISWDVYNWLFQSKSSGDGGGGGGHAVFMFRFESDPEAEEVCETKRKEEEDEKNRNGIVLWKPKKQCGNSFGIKGIVEWRKMRKRFVKSKRSSSSSSISMSSASSACSSSVMEWASSADEAEYGGGGCSGSGSGNGLGFSLLVYAWIK